Proteins found in one Bacteroidales bacterium WCE2008 genomic segment:
- a CDS encoding methionine adenosyltransferase, with protein sequence MNYLFTSESVSEGHPDKVSDQISDAVLDEFLRQDEEAKVACETFCTTGLVVVGGEVRSESAYVDIQHVVRDVIDRIGYNKADYMFDANSCGVLSAIHDQSGDINQGVVRENPEDQGAGDQGMMFGYACRDTEDYMPLPLALSHLTLLTLADIRKNRLELMPYLRPDAKAQFTIEYDGETNKPVRIHTIVVSTQHDEFAGEKAMHDKIEADVRNILIPEVISQLPAETAALFDGKFILHVNPTGKFVIGGPHGDTGLTGRKIIVDTYGGKGAHGGGAFSGKDPSKVDRSAAYAARYIAKNMVAAGVADEMLVQVSYAIGVARPVSIYVETYGTAKNGLKDSEIAEKIGEIFDLRPAKIIEKFQLKNPIYEPTASYGHMGRKPYTKTVTLIRDGKEVRRPIRFFGWEDLDSVDKIKAAFSL encoded by the coding sequence ATGAATTATCTTTTTACATCAGAATCAGTCTCAGAGGGACATCCGGACAAGGTTTCGGACCAGATTTCAGACGCGGTCCTGGACGAGTTCCTCCGTCAGGACGAAGAGGCCAAAGTGGCCTGTGAAACTTTCTGTACAACAGGATTGGTAGTGGTCGGCGGAGAAGTCCGCTCGGAAAGCGCCTACGTGGACATCCAGCATGTCGTGCGCGACGTCATCGACAGGATCGGCTATAACAAAGCCGACTACATGTTCGACGCCAACTCCTGCGGTGTGCTCTCCGCGATCCACGACCAGAGCGGAGATATCAACCAGGGCGTAGTGCGCGAGAATCCTGAGGATCAGGGCGCCGGCGACCAGGGAATGATGTTCGGCTACGCATGCCGGGATACCGAGGATTACATGCCTCTCCCGCTTGCCCTGTCGCATCTTACACTTCTCACCCTTGCGGACATCCGCAAGAACAGGCTCGAATTGATGCCATATCTCCGGCCGGACGCCAAGGCCCAGTTCACTATCGAATACGACGGCGAAACCAACAAACCGGTCCGAATCCATACAATCGTAGTATCGACCCAGCACGACGAATTCGCAGGCGAAAAGGCCATGCACGACAAGATCGAAGCCGACGTCAGGAACATACTGATCCCTGAGGTGATCAGCCAGCTCCCGGCCGAGACCGCTGCCCTCTTCGACGGAAAGTTCATTCTCCACGTCAACCCGACCGGCAAGTTCGTCATCGGAGGTCCTCACGGAGACACTGGTCTTACAGGCCGTAAGATCATCGTGGACACATACGGAGGCAAGGGCGCACATGGCGGCGGAGCCTTCTCGGGCAAAGACCCATCCAAGGTCGACCGTTCAGCCGCATATGCCGCAAGGTACATCGCCAAGAACATGGTAGCAGCCGGCGTAGCCGACGAAATGCTTGTCCAGGTATCATACGCCATCGGCGTAGCCCGCCCTGTCAGCATCTACGTCGAGACCTACGGAACCGCCAAGAACGGCCTCAAGGACAGCGAGATAGCCGAAAAGATCGGCGAAATCTTCGACCTCCGCCCTGCCAAGATCATCGAGAAATTCCAGCTCAAGAACCCTATCTATGAGCCTACCGCAAGCTACGGCCACATGGGACGCAAGCCATATACAAAAACCGTCACGCTGATACGCGACGGCAAAGAAGTAAGACGTCCGATCCGTTTCTTCGGCTGGGAAGACCTCGATTCTGTCGACAAGATCAAGGCCGCCTTCAGCCTTTAA
- a CDS encoding ribosomal protein S12 methylthiotransferase accessory factor — MRKFKQYKAVSPEETINRIRVILDNVGIFLKENSSEKDGLYACRLTINNDGLSAMDIGTNGKGRTYEYALASGYAEFMERLQNGLVYDQTALNRMVKSIVETHDDSSPMKRQLIDYGYDCNFVSDINESLWSADAAINTYHDDLQQLFRIKDDKAVYAQIKKYIDEEQALMVPVYSVTKGKEVLYPIKWALMATGSNGMCAGNTPSEAILQGMCEIFERYSAYHIFFDHLTPPTLDIELFKDTIVYGKMRALMNRYGYEFIIKDCSLGKGLPVIGLLIIDRKHKTYNFKLGADFVPAIALERCLTEVYQSHSGFICLPLLSGTIDNNDVNYLRMLRSGTGQWPESIFYSTPSYQFAGFDDSLGKDNDSDLRYGFKLIGDLGSNLYIRDNSFLGFPTYYVIAPGLSGVYQSIAELNENKQTSPDYIMSKYKGKFNFERDMKSFTLEVEAALKKTGEFIFNELIPFYQSKELSDLDPNLFLCMAYYKMGNYQKAYDYIHSFLRGKDNDYEYYFAASDYILLRYLNNVKDDDVKSTLTIKYGREIAEDVIEDMHSPEDIFKYYSFDRHFDWRNMNTNRSSFFMRVLALDRRIKKAIVENSVKQSDLGKLF; from the coding sequence ATGAGGAAGTTTAAACAATATAAAGCTGTTTCTCCGGAAGAAACAATCAATAGAATCAGGGTGATTCTGGATAATGTCGGAATTTTCTTGAAAGAGAATTCTAGCGAGAAGGATGGTTTATATGCATGCCGATTGACTATTAATAATGATGGTTTGTCGGCTATGGACATCGGTACAAATGGCAAAGGACGTACATACGAATATGCTCTTGCAAGTGGATATGCGGAATTTATGGAAAGATTGCAAAATGGATTAGTATACGATCAGACAGCACTAAATCGTATGGTGAAGAGTATCGTGGAGACTCACGATGATTCCTCGCCAATGAAGCGGCAGCTCATTGATTATGGATACGATTGCAATTTCGTTTCTGATATTAATGAATCGTTATGGAGTGCAGATGCTGCGATTAATACGTATCACGATGATTTACAGCAGCTTTTTCGAATAAAGGATGATAAAGCTGTCTATGCCCAAATAAAGAAATATATAGATGAGGAGCAGGCCTTGATGGTCCCAGTTTATTCTGTGACAAAGGGGAAAGAAGTATTATATCCGATAAAATGGGCTTTAATGGCGACCGGCTCAAATGGAATGTGCGCCGGTAATACGCCATCAGAGGCTATACTTCAGGGAATGTGCGAGATCTTTGAGCGGTATTCTGCATATCATATTTTTTTCGATCATCTTACGCCACCAACTTTGGATATTGAACTCTTTAAAGATACTATAGTTTATGGTAAAATGAGAGCGTTAATGAATCGTTATGGATATGAGTTCATCATCAAAGATTGTTCGTTGGGAAAAGGCCTGCCAGTAATTGGATTGCTGATAATTGATCGCAAGCATAAAACATACAATTTTAAACTGGGAGCCGATTTTGTCCCGGCTATAGCTCTTGAAAGATGCTTGACGGAGGTATACCAGTCCCATAGTGGTTTTATATGTCTCCCCTTGTTGAGTGGAACGATAGATAATAATGATGTGAACTATCTAAGAATGCTACGTTCAGGTACAGGACAATGGCCGGAATCTATCTTTTACTCAACTCCGTCATATCAGTTTGCCGGATTTGATGACTCTTTGGGGAAAGATAATGATTCCGATTTAAGGTACGGATTCAAACTGATTGGCGATTTGGGAAGCAACCTGTATATAAGGGACAACTCTTTTTTGGGTTTTCCGACTTACTATGTTATTGCTCCGGGGCTTAGCGGAGTCTACCAGAGTATAGCAGAGTTGAATGAAAACAAGCAGACAAGTCCGGATTATATAATGTCCAAGTACAAAGGTAAGTTCAATTTTGAAAGAGATATGAAGAGCTTTACTCTCGAAGTCGAGGCGGCTTTAAAGAAAACGGGTGAGTTTATTTTTAATGAGCTGATACCGTTTTATCAGAGTAAAGAGTTAAGTGATCTGGATCCAAATCTTTTCCTGTGCATGGCTTATTATAAAATGGGCAATTATCAGAAGGCATATGATTATATTCATAGTTTCTTGCGCGGAAAAGACAATGATTATGAGTACTATTTTGCTGCATCGGACTACATATTGCTTCGCTACCTGAATAACGTGAAAGATGACGATGTCAAATCGACGCTGACAATTAAATATGGCAGGGAAATAGCAGAGGATGTTATAGAAGATATGCATTCTCCAGAAGATATATTCAAATACTACAGTTTTGACAGACACTTTGATTGGAGAAATATGAACACAAACAGATCTTCATTCTTTATGAGAGTTCTGGCCTTGGATAGACGGATTAAAAAGGCGATAGTTGAGAATTCTGTTAAACAAAGTGACTTGGGAAAGTTGTTCTAA
- a CDS encoding CarboxypepD_reg-like domain-containing protein — MKEYITLKAALFFAVMMSWSASMMGQGINGIVVDSNRTPVSSATVVLQTADSVFVDATVSKEDGSFAFSNSDVPFILTVQHIAYNNLQQLFRDASVGEIVLAPGEEYLTEAVVSASKPYVKVEDGKFLYDTRDLVRNHIADNAWELLNKIPGVYSKGSSVSLVGAGEVSVLIDGRLTTMTADQLYTMLNNTPADRVETAEIIYNAPPQYHVNGAVVNLVMRRSAISHVEGEIAADYANQYYGYGGLNANLRVGTSRTTFDFMYGINRKKSMQYSVIDSHHELNDALYDINQTERISSKYWEHDLRASLDYSINDKSSINVAYTAMISPDKDNLSRTTGNFQDSFNNKAASLGMHNISLNSTFGFGLSLGGDFTHYNSDDSQNLEIDYKNGTSGRIAARSSQTIDRYSVYADQSHYVGNGWGIGYGASYVYSFDRDYQCYDVAENVNQTQDTDSRLREHKTDLYFSASKQFESGLSFSASLKGEYYKVGEYEKWALYPQFSLNYSKTPRHIFQIGLSTDKTYPKYWAMLSSISYVDGYSEIHGSPGIRPSTEYSLNAAYIYDMRYVFAAFITHADDYFAQSPYQSVERLALIYKSMNWNYMQNAGVNVIIPVSIGKWLEARFTGVGMYMHQRCDDFYDLAFDREKFSFMGFMDNTFIVNKNLMFELNANIQSPVIQGTFDIGTISSVQAGVKWNFVKDRMSLSVYCNDIFNTSSPKLTVDYKGQNLVMDSRFYSRQIFAKLIYRFGGFSSKSAKEIDSSRFGH; from the coding sequence ATGAAAGAATATATAACGCTGAAAGCGGCATTGTTCTTTGCCGTAATGATGTCATGGAGCGCCTCAATGATGGGGCAAGGAATCAATGGAATCGTAGTCGATTCCAATCGTACACCTGTCAGTAGTGCAACTGTCGTTTTACAGACGGCTGATTCTGTCTTCGTAGACGCGACGGTCTCCAAAGAGGACGGCTCTTTTGCTTTCTCAAATAGTGACGTCCCTTTTATACTTACCGTGCAGCATATAGCATATAATAATCTGCAACAATTGTTCAGAGACGCAAGTGTCGGGGAGATTGTACTGGCTCCGGGTGAAGAATACCTTACAGAGGCCGTTGTCTCTGCCAGCAAACCGTATGTCAAGGTTGAGGACGGCAAGTTTTTATATGACACAAGGGATCTTGTCCGGAACCATATCGCTGACAATGCATGGGAGTTATTGAATAAGATACCGGGCGTTTATTCAAAAGGTTCGTCTGTTTCTCTTGTCGGTGCCGGAGAGGTTTCAGTTCTTATAGATGGGAGACTTACAACCATGACGGCAGACCAGTTGTACACCATGCTGAACAACACTCCTGCAGACCGGGTTGAAACAGCTGAAATCATCTATAACGCGCCGCCACAATACCATGTCAACGGTGCCGTCGTGAATCTTGTCATGCGCCGTTCCGCAATCAGTCATGTTGAAGGAGAAATTGCGGCTGATTATGCCAACCAGTATTACGGTTATGGAGGATTGAATGCAAATCTGAGAGTGGGCACTTCCAGGACTACATTTGATTTTATGTATGGAATCAACAGAAAGAAGAGCATGCAATATTCCGTAATAGATTCCCACCACGAATTGAATGACGCCTTATATGATATAAACCAAACGGAAAGGATCAGCAGCAAGTATTGGGAACATGATTTAAGGGCATCGCTGGACTACAGTATCAATGACAAAAGCAGTATTAATGTTGCTTATACGGCGATGATTTCTCCTGATAAGGACAACCTCAGCCGCACGACAGGAAATTTTCAGGATAGTTTCAACAATAAGGCAGCGTCCTTAGGTATGCACAACATATCCTTGAATTCGACATTCGGGTTTGGCTTGTCGTTGGGCGGTGACTTTACGCATTACAATTCCGATGACAGTCAGAATCTTGAAATCGACTACAAAAACGGTACTTCGGGAAGGATTGCAGCCAGGAGCTCTCAAACAATAGACAGATATTCTGTATATGCAGACCAGAGCCATTATGTCGGGAATGGTTGGGGAATTGGGTACGGAGCATCGTATGTATATTCTTTTGACAGAGATTATCAGTGTTATGATGTTGCTGAAAACGTCAATCAAACGCAAGATACGGATTCCCGGCTCAGGGAGCATAAAACCGATCTTTATTTTTCTGCTTCCAAACAGTTTGAGTCCGGGCTTTCTTTCAGTGCTTCCTTGAAAGGTGAGTACTATAAGGTCGGAGAATATGAGAAGTGGGCGTTATACCCCCAGTTCTCACTCAATTATTCCAAAACTCCGAGGCATATCTTTCAGATTGGCTTGTCAACAGATAAAACATATCCGAAATACTGGGCAATGCTGTCTTCAATCAGCTATGTGGACGGCTATTCTGAAATTCATGGATCCCCTGGGATAAGGCCTTCTACTGAGTACAGTCTGAATGCGGCATATATCTATGATATGAGGTATGTGTTTGCTGCTTTTATTACTCATGCGGATGATTATTTTGCCCAGTCTCCTTATCAGTCAGTGGAAAGACTCGCCTTGATATACAAAAGCATGAACTGGAATTATATGCAGAATGCCGGTGTCAACGTCATTATTCCCGTAAGCATTGGGAAATGGCTGGAAGCAAGGTTTACCGGGGTTGGAATGTACATGCATCAGCGATGTGATGATTTCTATGATCTTGCTTTTGACCGGGAGAAGTTCTCTTTCATGGGATTCATGGACAATACATTCATCGTCAACAAGAATCTGATGTTTGAATTGAATGCGAATATTCAGTCTCCGGTTATACAGGGTACTTTTGATATAGGTACGATTTCTTCTGTACAGGCTGGAGTGAAATGGAACTTCGTCAAGGACAGGATGTCCTTGAGCGTGTATTGTAACGACATCTTCAATACGTCGTCTCCAAAACTTACTGTTGACTATAAGGGGCAGAACCTTGTCATGGACAGTAGATTCTATTCTCGCCAGATATTTGCCAAGTTGATCTATAGATTTGGCGGCTTCAGTAGCAAGAGCGCGAAAGAAATAGACTCTTCCCGCTTCGGACATTAG
- a CDS encoding Beta-xylosidase — MVKRIFAAFAAALLGFICNAGNPYIPLWEHLPDGEPRVFEDPDNPGKYRVYIIGSHDVRFGSYCGPDIRAWSAPVEDLENWRDEGPIFTYFIDGQWDVMYAPDLVEVVNKEGVKEYYLYPHSRGAGREAMVCKGSRPDGPFTPLNMTEDGRGTLPGSIFGFDPSVYVEQPADSPAGFRAWGYWGFQRSSAAELDPETMWSVRPGTEVIPYFIPASFSYGNVREIPGAEFAVYEGEDLGDFNFFEASSIRKVGNKYVWVFSGHSGPDYGLASSNSTLRYAYADSPVGPWKSGGVLVDSRAIVLGEDGTSLYEGYSGHNTHGSLQYINDQWYVFYHRAPRGFGFARQPMVAPVTVFADEAPVAEGGKVRIYGYDPYTKDHILTAKDSNGHEYKGAEVTSEGFNIFGLDPYKYYSAGYACFLTDKTLQQDSWDVWDNAMDIADVKGGDIVGFKYFGFGGLKKAVKGLKPFEGVNRKNKTEFNIFVTPKTSAAFRIAIWLDSPYSNDVWKGTKIAEIEVPAGSGQKLTKLTAQVGKFVDRLSGKHAIYVTGEGDGVLFDFHGLGFSKAGKPLEKPYVPKIEILINGKSVALPEIPVRSTEKNGLVSQDNYDIAFGEEVRSLSASSPDPEVGIEIDGMTVRATWHGKTKTYRIKTACVNPLTYTDIPDNDVIRVGDDFYMVSTTMYFCPGAPVMHSKDLVHWSIVSYIYDFLEDDDIYNLRNGRNAYGSGQWATTLRYQDGVFYALFIANDQKKTYVFRTKDITSSNWERNEIDRPFHDASLLFDEGRAYVIWGNGDIHITELTPDLRAIKEGGVDQILFSSPTEGIMLRAEGAHAYKIGDMYYVLTIDWPRGGNRREVCWRSRELLGKYESIPVLDGPFDGRRDGVAQGAIVDTPEGDWYAMMFQDHGAVGRIPTLQPVTWFRGWPVLGERGKPVKNLSVNLEPCGSDYVWSDDDFDSPELALVWQWNHKPLDGGWSLTERPGWMRLRGMQLATGITDARNVLTQRTVGPASECVVRLDASGLKPGDHAGLCAFQSNYGAVEIAVDSDGSRSLRVVSRAGTHSPKNASGVSSNVANDGTYASIDVANDGEIQRIPYDGTVVYLKISYNFDNDTAMFGWSSDGESWTMAEYMLQMRFTLDFFTGYRSALYQYPTKTPGGHADFDFYRLRPVDAL, encoded by the coding sequence ATGGTAAAAAGAATCTTTGCTGCCTTCGCGGCCGCGCTGCTCGGCTTTATTTGTAATGCCGGCAATCCTTATATTCCGCTCTGGGAGCATCTCCCTGACGGAGAGCCGAGAGTGTTCGAAGATCCGGACAATCCCGGAAAGTATCGCGTATATATAATCGGCTCCCATGACGTCCGGTTCGGCAGCTATTGCGGCCCTGATATCCGGGCCTGGTCCGCTCCTGTCGAGGATCTCGAAAACTGGAGAGATGAGGGTCCTATATTCACTTACTTCATCGACGGCCAGTGGGACGTCATGTATGCCCCTGACCTTGTCGAGGTCGTGAACAAAGAGGGAGTCAAGGAGTATTATCTCTACCCTCACAGCCGTGGCGCCGGCAGGGAGGCGATGGTCTGCAAAGGCTCCCGCCCTGACGGTCCGTTCACCCCTCTGAACATGACCGAGGATGGCCGGGGAACTCTTCCGGGCAGTATCTTCGGCTTCGATCCTTCTGTCTATGTAGAACAGCCGGCCGACAGCCCTGCAGGTTTCCGCGCCTGGGGCTACTGGGGCTTCCAGCGCTCTTCTGCTGCGGAACTCGATCCCGAGACCATGTGGTCGGTTCGTCCAGGGACTGAGGTCATCCCGTATTTCATCCCGGCCAGCTTCAGCTACGGCAACGTGCGTGAGATTCCGGGAGCTGAATTCGCCGTCTATGAGGGCGAGGATCTCGGAGACTTCAATTTCTTCGAGGCCTCTTCAATCCGCAAGGTCGGCAACAAATATGTATGGGTGTTCAGCGGCCATTCCGGCCCTGACTACGGACTCGCAAGTTCGAATTCAACTCTCCGCTACGCCTATGCGGATTCTCCTGTAGGACCATGGAAAAGCGGCGGCGTCCTCGTGGATTCGAGAGCAATCGTCCTGGGGGAGGATGGAACCAGCCTCTATGAAGGCTATTCCGGCCACAATACCCACGGCAGCCTCCAGTATATCAACGACCAGTGGTATGTATTCTACCACAGGGCTCCGAGAGGCTTCGGCTTCGCGCGCCAGCCTATGGTCGCTCCGGTCACCGTCTTCGCCGACGAAGCCCCGGTGGCTGAAGGCGGGAAGGTCCGTATCTATGGTTATGATCCTTATACTAAAGACCATATCCTGACGGCTAAGGACAGCAACGGGCACGAATACAAAGGAGCAGAGGTTACTTCCGAGGGCTTCAACATCTTCGGCCTCGATCCTTATAAGTACTATTCTGCCGGATATGCATGTTTCCTTACCGACAAGACTCTCCAGCAGGACAGCTGGGACGTCTGGGACAACGCTATGGATATAGCCGATGTCAAGGGCGGAGATATAGTAGGCTTCAAGTATTTCGGCTTCGGCGGCCTTAAGAAGGCTGTAAAGGGTCTTAAACCTTTCGAGGGAGTAAACCGTAAGAACAAGACCGAATTCAATATATTCGTCACTCCTAAGACGTCCGCAGCCTTCCGTATCGCAATCTGGCTTGACAGCCCTTACAGCAACGATGTCTGGAAGGGTACCAAGATTGCCGAGATAGAAGTTCCGGCAGGCTCTGGGCAGAAGCTTACAAAACTTACCGCCCAGGTCGGAAAGTTTGTCGACCGTCTCTCCGGCAAGCATGCCATCTACGTGACAGGCGAGGGCGACGGGGTACTTTTCGATTTCCATGGCCTCGGCTTCAGCAAGGCCGGCAAGCCTCTGGAGAAGCCGTATGTTCCTAAGATAGAGATTCTTATCAATGGAAAGAGCGTGGCTCTGCCGGAGATTCCGGTACGTTCGACCGAGAAGAACGGCCTCGTTTCGCAGGACAACTACGATATCGCTTTCGGAGAGGAAGTCCGGAGCCTCTCGGCAAGCTCTCCGGACCCGGAGGTAGGAATTGAGATCGATGGCATGACTGTCAGGGCTACCTGGCACGGCAAGACCAAGACTTACCGGATCAAGACCGCCTGCGTCAATCCTCTTACCTATACTGACATCCCCGACAACGACGTCATCCGAGTCGGGGATGACTTTTACATGGTCAGCACGACCATGTATTTCTGCCCGGGCGCGCCGGTGATGCATTCGAAAGACCTGGTGCACTGGAGTATAGTCAGCTATATCTACGACTTCCTTGAGGATGACGATATCTACAATCTCCGCAACGGACGCAACGCCTACGGCTCAGGTCAGTGGGCCACGACCTTGCGCTATCAGGACGGAGTCTTCTACGCCCTCTTCATCGCCAACGACCAGAAGAAGACCTATGTCTTCAGGACAAAGGACATAACTTCGTCCAACTGGGAGCGCAACGAAATCGACCGTCCGTTCCATGACGCCTCGCTGCTCTTCGACGAGGGTCGGGCCTATGTCATCTGGGGCAACGGTGATATCCATATAACCGAGCTTACTCCTGACCTCCGCGCCATAAAGGAAGGCGGAGTCGACCAGATACTGTTCTCGTCTCCGACCGAAGGGATAATGCTCCGCGCCGAAGGTGCCCATGCCTACAAGATCGGGGACATGTATTATGTCCTCACAATAGACTGGCCGCGCGGGGGCAACCGCCGCGAAGTCTGCTGGCGCTCGCGCGAACTGCTCGGTAAGTATGAGTCGATACCGGTGCTCGACGGTCCGTTCGACGGTCGCCGGGACGGAGTCGCCCAGGGCGCGATCGTAGATACCCCGGAGGGGGACTGGTACGCCATGATGTTCCAGGATCATGGGGCCGTAGGCCGGATCCCTACCCTCCAGCCTGTAACATGGTTCCGTGGCTGGCCGGTGCTCGGCGAAAGGGGGAAGCCGGTCAAGAACCTTTCCGTCAATCTCGAGCCTTGCGGCAGCGATTATGTATGGTCGGACGATGATTTCGATTCTCCGGAGCTTGCCCTCGTATGGCAATGGAACCATAAGCCTCTCGACGGAGGATGGTCCCTGACGGAGCGCCCGGGTTGGATGCGCCTGAGGGGAATGCAACTGGCAACGGGAATTACCGATGCGCGCAATGTGCTTACCCAGAGGACGGTCGGACCTGCGAGCGAGTGTGTCGTAAGGCTTGATGCTTCCGGACTGAAGCCGGGGGACCATGCTGGTCTTTGCGCTTTCCAGAGCAACTACGGCGCCGTTGAGATTGCAGTCGACAGCGACGGAAGCCGCTCCCTGCGAGTCGTCTCCCGCGCCGGCACCCACTCTCCGAAGAATGCCTCCGGCGTTTCAAGCAATGTCGCCAACGACGGGACCTACGCTTCAATTGATGTCGCCAACGACGGGGAAATACAGAGGATTCCGTACGATGGGACGGTCGTGTATCTGAAGATCTCGTACAATTTCGACAACGACACAGCCATGTTCGGCTGGTCGTCGGACGGCGAGAGCTGGACGATGGCCGAGTACATGCTGCAGATGCGCTTCACTCTCGACTTCTTTACCGGCTACCGTTCGGCCCTCTACCAATACCCGACAAAGACCCCCGGCGGCCACGCCGACTTCGATTTCTATCGCCTCCGCCCAGTTGACGCGCTGTAA
- a CDS encoding radical SAM additional 4Fe4S-binding SPASM domain-containing protein gives MDYYFKIADTCSIHKIAGYDQSYIVDNTNGCWCVFDNEFSDFISAFIGNSVSSVDLHLNHTHFALLKSLFMQGILRINEESYFTEKETKETNNRLTIIVNTTNRCNLRCDYCYAYSDSPHRLSFSPVSIEEDIKKIAGNNTKQEILVVFHGGEPLLCWDRIVEMVQKLSDTFDDISFSIQTNGTLINKQIVDFVKTHNIRIGVSLDGSDKQTNIHRFGEDNNDYLNTVSRNIDLLTHNGVKFGILSVVTNENYKELLNSMSFFVEKGVRGFGYNYILSKGRSSDKNPAVPVSELVDVYTKIACYINDYNARHDPKDYISERTVSVLVYSLAHKPLGACYSSPCMAGDGHFALDVNGDVYPCDEFVGESEFCIGNIRNEDFSIDNKRDIIARFRCRSIDSLEKCRQCPLNRLCPFKCPSDSYYRTGELFQPHSMCEFTRFVLPRYMYLLQNSIIRPEYFVFH, from the coding sequence ATGGACTATTATTTTAAAATAGCGGATACATGTTCAATCCATAAAATAGCCGGATATGATCAATCATATATTGTAGATAATACAAATGGCTGTTGGTGCGTGTTTGATAATGAATTTTCAGATTTCATTTCTGCTTTTATCGGAAACTCTGTTTCTTCCGTTGATTTGCATTTAAATCATACTCATTTCGCGTTGTTGAAATCTCTTTTCATGCAAGGCATTCTAAGAATCAATGAAGAATCGTATTTTACGGAGAAAGAAACTAAAGAGACTAATAATCGCCTGACAATAATAGTAAATACAACGAATCGCTGTAATCTTCGTTGTGATTATTGCTACGCATATTCAGATAGTCCCCATAGACTCAGTTTCTCCCCAGTTTCCATAGAGGAGGATATCAAAAAGATTGCTGGGAATAATACAAAGCAAGAGATTTTAGTTGTCTTTCATGGTGGAGAACCATTGCTATGTTGGGATAGGATCGTCGAAATGGTACAAAAGCTAAGTGACACGTTTGATGACATTTCATTTTCAATACAGACAAACGGTACTTTAATCAATAAACAAATTGTCGATTTTGTCAAGACTCACAATATTAGGATTGGAGTCAGTCTTGATGGATCTGACAAGCAAACCAATATCCATCGATTTGGTGAAGATAATAATGACTATCTGAATACAGTTTCCAGGAATATTGATTTACTGACGCATAATGGGGTTAAATTTGGTATTCTGTCGGTTGTTACGAATGAAAATTATAAAGAATTACTGAATAGTATGTCATTTTTCGTGGAGAAAGGGGTAAGAGGCTTTGGGTACAACTATATTTTATCCAAAGGTAGAAGTTCTGATAAAAACCCTGCTGTACCAGTCAGTGAACTTGTTGATGTGTATACGAAAATTGCATGTTATATAAATGACTATAATGCACGGCATGATCCAAAAGACTATATTTCAGAAAGAACTGTAAGTGTTTTGGTATATAGCTTGGCGCATAAACCCTTGGGTGCATGTTACTCTTCTCCATGTATGGCTGGGGATGGTCATTTTGCTCTTGATGTTAATGGAGATGTATACCCATGCGATGAGTTTGTTGGAGAATCTGAATTCTGCATAGGGAATATACGCAATGAAGATTTTTCAATAGATAATAAAAGAGACATTATCGCGAGGTTCAGATGTAGAAGTATTGATTCTTTGGAGAAATGTAGACAGTGCCCACTCAACAGACTGTGTCCGTTCAAGTGCCCTTCTGATTCCTATTATAGGACAGGCGAATTGTTTCAGCCCCATAGTATGTGTGAGTTTACCAGGTTCGTATTGCCAAGGTATATGTATTTATTACAGAATAGTATTATTAGACCGGAATATTTTGTGTTCCATTGA